The genomic interval CATTGTCTTCATTTTGTTCTGGATTGTAATCTCTAATGAAAAATATAGCTCCATGGGCAAAAGCTCCTGTCATGATGAATCCTGCAATATATTGGTGATGAGTATATAATGCAGCTTGAGTAGTAAAGTCTTGTGCTATGAATGCATAAGCAGGTAAAGAGTACATGTGTTGAGCTACCAAGGAAGTAATAACACCTAAAGAAGCTAGAGCAAGGCCTAATTGAAAATGAAGCGAATTATTGATTGTATCATAAAGACCCTTATGTCCACGTCCCAATCGTCCCCCCGGAGGAATATGTGCATCTAAAAGGTCTTTCATACTGTGCCCAATCCCGAAATTAGTTCTATACATATGACCAGCAACGAGAAAAATAAATGCAATAGCTAAATGATGATGGGCAATATCAGTCAGCCATAAACTTTGTGTTTGCGGATGAAATCCCCCGAGAAGCGTTAGAATGGCAGTTCCTGCTCCTTGAGAGGTCCCAAATAAATGACTACCTGAATCGGGGTTTTGAGCATAAAGATTCCACTGACCTGTAAAAAGTGGACCTAACCCTTGGGGATGCGGTAATACATCTAAGAAATTATTCCATCGAACATATTCACCTCTGGATCCAGGAATAGCGACATGTACTAAATGCCCTGTCCAAGCCAAGGAACTTACACCGAAGAGTCCTGACAAATGGTGATTCAGACGAGATTCGGCATTTTTGAACCACGAAACACTCGGTTTCCATTTCGGTTGTAGGTGTAACCAACCTGCTATTAAGAATATGGCAGAAATAAATAATAGAAAAAGAGCTCCAGTATAAAGGTCTTCATTGGTGCGTAAACCGATTGTATACCACCACTGATAAACACCAGAATAGGCGATATTTACTGGGCCAAGAGCACCCCCTCGAGTAAAAGCTTCCACAGCCGGTTGACCAAAATGAGGATCCCAAATTGCATGAGCAATAGGTCTTACGTGTAAAGGGTCCTGTACCCATGACTCAAAATTTCCTTGCCAAGCTACATGAAACAGATTTCCGGAAGTCCATAGAAAAATTATTGCTAATTGACCAAAGTGAGAAGCAAAAATATTCTGATAAAGACGTTCTTCAGTAATATCATCATGACTCTCGAAGTCATGTGCGGTAGCAATACCAAACCAAATACGACGAGTAGTGGGGTCCTGAGCTAAGCCTTGGCTAAACCTTGGAAATCTTAATGCCATA from Coffea arabica chloroplast, complete genome carries:
- the psaB gene encoding photosystem I P700 chlorophyll a apoprotein A2 (PsaB) — translated: MALRFPRFSQGLAQDPTTRRIWFGIATAHDFESHDDITEERLYQNIFASHFGQLAIIFLWTSGNLFHVAWQGNFESWVQDPLHVRPIAHAIWDPHFGQPAVEAFTRGGALGPVNIAYSGVYQWWYTIGLRTNEDLYTGALFLLFISAIFLIAGWLHLQPKWKPSVSWFKNAESRLNHHLSGLFGVSSLAWTGHLVHVAIPGSRGEYVRWNNFLDVLPHPQGLGPLFTGQWNLYAQNPDSGSHLFGTSQGAGTAILTLLGGFHPQTQSLWLTDIAHHHLAIAFIFLVAGHMYRTNFGIGHSMKDLLDAHIPPGGRLGRGHKGLYDTINNSLHFQLGLALASLGVITSLVAQHMYSLPAYAFIAQDFTTQAALYTHHQYIAGFIMTGAFAHGAIFFIRDYNPEQNEDNVLARMLDHKEAIISHLSWASLFLGFHTLGLYVHNDVMLAFGTPEKQILIEPIFAQWIQSAHGKTSYGFDVLLSSTSGPAFNAGRSIWLPGWLNAVNENSNSLFLTIGPGDFLVHHAIALGLHTTTLILVKGALDARGSKLMPDKKDFGYSFPCDGPGRGGTCDISAWDAFYLAVFWMLNTIGWVTFYWHWKHITLWQGNVSQFNESSTYLMGWLRDYLWLNSSQLINGYNPFGMNSLSVWAWMFLFGHLVWAIGFMFLISWRGYWQELIETLAWAHERTPLANLIRWRDKPVALSIVQARLVGLAHFSVGYIFTYAAFLIASTSGKFG